A genomic region of Vitreoscilla filiformis contains the following coding sequences:
- a CDS encoding LysR family transcriptional regulator, with protein sequence MFASLRHMPINELRAIATFAKAVELGSLRRAAQAQGISPQAASQAVAQLEQHLGVRLLHRTTRSLALTDEGQRFLDATQPALATLDRALMHARSAQEEVVGPLRIVGPRSCFAPILMPLLDEFCRQHPDVQPDVRLDDRIVNWVADRVDVGFRIGASPEPGVIGRRLFPMQLIVCAAPAYLERHGVPTSVEALAGHRCSVFCNPRNGQPVPWFLNCDGELVHHPVPPSFVTNDADLELRAVLAGQVVGQLANFTAAPYLRSGQLVALLRPQVSEPMGLHLYYGNRTLPRRVRAFIELAVARLQDSPAYVVSAAELQQMAQWPR encoded by the coding sequence GTGTTTGCTTCCCTGCGTCACATGCCCATCAACGAACTGCGTGCCATCGCCACCTTTGCCAAAGCCGTCGAGTTGGGCAGCTTGCGTCGTGCGGCGCAGGCGCAGGGCATCAGCCCGCAGGCTGCCAGCCAGGCGGTGGCCCAACTGGAACAACACCTGGGCGTGCGCTTGCTGCACCGCACCACGCGCAGTTTGGCCCTCACCGACGAAGGCCAGCGCTTTTTGGACGCCACCCAGCCCGCGCTGGCCACGCTGGATCGGGCGTTGATGCATGCCCGGTCGGCGCAAGAGGAGGTGGTGGGGCCGTTGCGCATCGTTGGGCCGCGTTCGTGTTTCGCGCCGATCCTGATGCCCTTGCTGGACGAGTTTTGCCGCCAGCACCCCGACGTTCAGCCCGATGTGCGCTTGGATGACCGCATCGTCAACTGGGTGGCGGATCGGGTGGATGTGGGGTTTCGCATCGGGGCTTCGCCGGAGCCGGGGGTGATCGGGCGGCGGCTGTTTCCCATGCAGCTCATCGTGTGCGCGGCGCCGGCTTATTTGGAGCGCCACGGCGTGCCCACCTCGGTGGAGGCGCTGGCGGGGCATCGGTGCAGTGTGTTTTGCAACCCGCGCAACGGACAGCCCGTGCCGTGGTTTTTGAACTGCGACGGTGAGTTGGTGCATCACCCCGTACCGCCCAGCTTCGTCACCAACGATGCCGATTTGGAGTTGCGTGCCGTGCTGGCCGGCCAGGTGGTCGGCCAATTGGCCAACTTCACGGCGGCCCCTTATTTGCGCAGCGGGCAATTGGTGGCGCTGCTGCGGCCCCAGGTGAGCGAGCCCATGGGCCTGCACCTTTACTACGGCAACCGGACTTTGCCTCGGCGGGTGCGGGCGTTCATCGAATTGGCGGTGGCGCGCTTGCAGGACAGCCCGGCGTATGTCGTGAGTGCGGCGGAATTGCAGCAAATGGCGCAGTGGCCGCGCTGA